The Colletotrichum destructivum chromosome 8, complete sequence genome includes the window GGCGAGGGGAAACATACGAGAGGATACCGAACTTCTCGATCGCATTCACTCCGGGCGTATCAAGAGCCTAGAGGAGTGGATGAGGCTAAACAAGTACGACGGCAAGCACAAGCGTGTGCTGAAGATGAATGAAGACTGAGCGGGGAAGAACCAGAGTAACCATGGCCGGTAAAGATAGCCATTCAACGATAAAATCTGGCATCCTTTAGTACAGGTACCATGGAAGAAATGATCATTTTGGATATCCCGGCTCAGTCATAACTGCTGTGTTGGTTGATCAAATGTTGTTGTATGATAACATGAACGGGCGCCGCTGTTGTAAAGACCGTATGAGGTTTCGGTTACAGCATCGCATCTGGATAGGCGACAAGAGCATTATATTAACGCTAGAGATCCAATTAGACACGAGGCATTGTGTTATGTAAATTGATCTGTTATTTTAAGAACTGACACTGACAGGCACGCCGTGAGATGAATGTGAAAGGGGGAGCAAGACTTCCTCTCACTCGTCGCATTCCTGTGTGCTTTTGTTTTTATTCCCAATTCCATCGCCTCATATCCATCAAGGCGATGTTGTGAAAAGGAGGATTTGAATTCCAATTGAATATGATTGACGGATGATTTGAGAATTTCCATCTTGCTCTATTAGTATTACATAATTTACCGGTTGGCTACTTGGTTACGACTTCCCTTGCAAGGCTCGCATAGTGGTGCTGATTGCGTCCTCTACTCGATAGCCAAGCATGGGAGACAGGGTTGCTATTGAAGGTGTTAACTGAGGTAGATGATGGACGAAGCGAACAGTCAACAGGTCATCGAGGATACGTTGCTGACTCAAGAGTTTGTGAGAAGGTACTGGATCTGCAACGTAGAGGCTAAACGGTGGTTCGCCACCTTCAAGATGAAGAGACGCTTTCACAGACACATCCGAAAGACTCGCTCTAACAATGCATGGCTGGTGGCTCACGTAGCCCATCACATGACTACGACGTGTCACTACTTAGGCTTCATGAGACTGCGTCTTTCCAAAGAACCCCAAGTCAAACCTCAGTACAACTCACAAACAAACCTATTGTTCTGTAGTATCCCAGCGTTAGTAGGACCCTCTTGGAGTTTACTGTCTCAGCCCTTAGACGTGTTTGACCTCAACTTTGTGATTCAAAACTGTCCGAAAAACGTATTCTCATCATCGTAGAACTTCTTCTATTTTCTGCTTGGTATCCTTCGATAAGCAAACTTAGAACCAGCGACGCCGTCCCCTTCATTATTGGTGGCAGTGTTGAACTGACCATATCAGAGACGAAACAAGAGCTTGTATCCTTGCGCAAATACCCCCCACCGTATCCGTCTCTACTTAATATCTCTAATACTCCTCGTGAGAAGCACCGGCATCCTTGCCGTGGGTCACACGAGACAGAGGCTCATAATCTTGGTAGACGGACAATCTTCCGATCTTGGTGTAGTGTttggccttgcccttgaaCACATACACCTTTGTCCTGTTCAGCTCACTCCAGGGGATAGTTGAACCATCCGTCTAAGAGTAAAACAGACACTATTTTCAGTGGATGTCCATATTTCACAACCACACAAGTGGGTTAACTCACCGATTTGGCCACCCAGGTCAGCCTATCACAAAGATATGGCTCAACATTGTCCGGGCCAAGGTCTCTGATTCCATCAATCTTCTGATTGGTAGCATCCTTGTAGAGCGATATAGTCAACGGGATAGAGGCCCGTGAGAGGacgccttcctcgagctGTTGTGCGCAGTTACCACATCGCGGATGGCCCGCAGTATGCACCTCGCCGCTGGTGACAGGGCTACTGAAAGTGAAGATGCTGCCGACGTGACGGTGAGGTCGCGGAGAACTTGTGTCGCTCTCAGTAGCCGTTCCTTGGGTGGAAAGATCCTCAAGCAGAAAATGAATCGTGTAAGGGGCGCCATTTTTGTAACCATAGCTTCGTAGGAGATATTTAGCAAAGGAATAAAAATAGGTGTGATGAACTCTTCTCTTACCGGTCATAGCTGACGTTGATCATGTAGTCGTCATACATTTCGTCACTTGCGAGATCTTGGTTCTTTTGGAAAAGATCACCTTTGTCTTCGAGCAGGACACTTCCCGTGCTGCGGTATGTTTTGCCAACGTAGGCATTGATGCGTTCAAGGTATTTGTCATCTGTCTCGTGGTCATCACGCTGCAACACGTCATATTGATAGCCCAAATTCAGCCATGTACGGGCGCGGTTGGAATCGAAGTAGTCAGCTTGGCTGTGATGGAAAGGTGTGAGAGAGTCGGTGGCTGGCGGTCCCTTGATGTCCTTGAACCAACTGTTCTCGTGCAAGACCTGCCAGATTGCGAAGAGGCGGTCAATGTTGCTACCCCAAGTTAGTTTCAACACCAAATAGTTGTGTGAGTTTTATCCTACCAATGGTGCATGTAGAAGATAGGGTCGAAGGCCGCGGCCGGCACGTTCATCATATGCCCTATCCCTTCGTTGAAGCCGCCGAAGCCCCCAATGAAACCCTATCGTTGTGAGTTCCCGTCTCGCAGCAAGATTTTGACTTTGGAAACAAACATGGAGGTTATTGTGAATATACTCGAGCGAAATCCACTGTTCCCAGTCCTTGGGTTTGTCCTCTtcggcggtgatggtggaagagaaggaggcccAGTCTTTGACGTTGGAAAGAAGTCGATAGACCAAGTCGCTGACGGGATGCTTTCTTAGTTCCCTAACAGGATCATCAAGATGCTCAAGATCCTTGACATTTTTGGGGTCCTTGAGCTTCAGAAAAGGGTCATAATAACCATGCTCTCTGATGGCAATGCCGATGTTCTCGTAGTTATTGATACCTAGAGATTGAGATTCATCGGGATCAGAGCTCTTGATGGCCCATCTGCTTGTGCCCGAGCATCGAGACCACTTgatttaaaaaaaaaaaaacccccccgTCAGTGATTGCAAAAGTGTAACAGAAGTCGGGGCGCAATACCGGAAATCTCTGTCCATCGAAGACCACGTCATCGACAGTGAAGGGTGCCGGCAAAGCTCCCATCTTGGTCACTTTCCCCTTTACCCTCAACTCATATCGGTACAAAGGGTTCGGGACGATCTCTGGCTCCGACTGTAGGCCATCTGGCCCCAAAGGTGCGCGAATCTTCACTGTGGTTGGCCTGAACAGGTCGGGAACCTCGGTGTTGAGGGCCCAGTCCCAGTAAGGCAGTCTCCACCGAGTCGATTCCTTGATCCAGacgttcttctcggcctcacTGCTGAAATGTAGCTTTTCAATTACTTTGCCCATGAACTGGTAGATTGTTTGCTGAGATGGCATTAGCTTTGGGTCAgaggccagcagcagcacgaggTACACACCTCGAACAGAGCCATGTAAGGTCTGTGCCATGTGGGAAAAGTGAGTGAGTTGTGGGTACAGTAGATAAAATGTTGCTTCTCATCCCTGCTCTTGTGCGTAGGCTCGGCAGAATTATCCCAGGCAACGGTTCCTGGGTAACCGTGGATACCTGTTGGAAACGCTGTGAGTAGGTAGAACCAAGGGGAGAGTTATTAACTGCCTACCGGCTATCTGGAAGTAGGAAAGAGTCTTGGTGTAGTCTTCATTGTACAACAACTGGAGTGCCCGGATGAAGAGGGAGACTTGGATGTTCTCCTCGGGCTTTTCCGTTGCCCATTTCGTGAACTCTTTGCGGAGTCCAGGCTTTTCTCCTGGAGGAACAGGAATGCCTTGAATGACAACAAATTCATGTTGGGGGGTTTCGGCGGACATGTCGACAACTGTAAGTCTTTGTTGTGAAGCGAGTGAGGGGTGGTGGCATTGGATAGTACTCAAGAGGCATTGGGTCTCCTGCCAGGACTAAGCCTGATATATGTAGCTGTCAGTAGCTCAAGGCCCTACAAGCATCACTCACATAACCCCAGGCTTTGATAGTTATTCATGTAAGTCAAGAGCTGAAAGCTCTTGGAATGCTTTCAGTTTGCCATGGGAATGTTTTCAGCTAGCCATAGAATTAAGAAATCGTCTGTTATATCTCAGCTGGTCAAGGGGTAGCATGTTCCTCCACATTTTCAATATTCAGCACAAGCAGTCAACGCAACAGCTCCAGCGACCTTTCTAGGTAATGATGACTAGCGTGTTCTTCAACTGCAGGTAATTGCTTTCGTAACCGACGCTGACACAGAGAAGCCCCAGACCTTTTGAAAAGAGCCAACCCACATAATGTTGGGGTTTCATCGGAGGATTCCAGTCAGCCACTCCAATTCAGCTGTCTGCGGAAATGGGAGAGTAGTGGATTAGGGTGGGTCTGGATTGCAAAATAGGCTAGGCAACCAGCTGGCCACGTTCCTGGGCTATTCCTGGGCTAGGCATAATGGAGATTAGGGCAAGGCAGCTGAGTTGACTGGGGTAACGACCCGTCGCGGTGGCGCAGATGAGACTTGTGGAGGATGAAGTTTGATTTGAGTATGGCCTAGGGTGCTCCATGCAATAACAAAATTAACGCTTGTCGTGGAATGCGGCTCGGGCGCATCGGTGAAGCAAACTCCCCTGTGCTTCAGCACCTCAGTTGCTGCTCACACGTGTACCCCGCTGCTCCCCTGCGCTCTAGCTTAGAAGGCCAACTCCTTTTGCTCTTTCAAAGTTCGTTTTTATGCTCTGGCCCGATACAACACTAGAGATGCATGGTCAAATCCCACCCTCCCCCTGTCTTATGCCTACATTATGCTCGTACGAATGGTTTGGGCGAGCTGGGTGAGTCAGGATATCATCCAGGCCGCTCGTGACCGAATTAGGGATATCCATAGTGAAGAACCGAACCCGGGAAGCACGAACCCCGTTCCTAGTTCAGGAATGTGCTGAAACGAGCTGATTCCAATAAATTCAAATGATGATCCACCTTGGCTAGAATCATCGATGTTCCTTGAGCACGCATTTTCTCCCATTTTTTTCGTGGCAACCACGCGCTCGGCACGGCCCGGCACATTCCATACGTCAGGACCGGACTTAAACTGCAGAATGTAGCAGTAACCCCATAAAAGCAATAAGAAGATACTGTTGTTCCAAAGACTTCCTCGTGCAAAtcatcaaggagggcgaggaggaccgaAACGACAGGGAAACCAAATAACTAGATGCTAGATTAAAGGCTTTTGTGATGCATCAATTTTCATTCTGTCTCACTTCTCTACCAGAACAACCTCTCCCCAACCAAAATTAGGTCAGGGCATCACCAGGTGTATCTTCACCTTCTCTTTGGCAACCGGGTTTCATCATCAGTCCCACAGCAACACGTCACCGCTGCGGCTTTGTGGTGCGATACAGCGGCACGGGCCGACGCGGCCCTATTCGGACCCACAGCACACTGCCGCATCCCGAGTCATCGGCTGCCGCAACGGTCCGGAACCACGGCCGAGCATTATTTAAGTTGATGGTCTGCAAGACCAGATGTGCACTGTACAAGTGGAAGTGGTTTGGTgagcgatggcggcgagctgTCAGTGCACTTACATGCTTACATAGACTACTGCCACGAAGGGTCTCCTTTGACATTCGTACCGTCTTTCGGGAGGCATAAGTTAATCTAGAGTAACACCATGGCTGCCTCACACTTCTCAAAGAATGCAATGTAATTCCGCTATCGATTTGCCCGTAATTCCAATGATTCGACTTTTATGCTCCTTAGATGTATCCTGCTGccttgtcccccccccctctcccttaCGTTTCTTAATTGGGCTAGTCAATGGCCTTGAGACACTGTAAGAATCTCTGATActtctcctcgaccgcgGCATATCTTCTTCCCATGTGTCGCAGCATGAGAATGGAAACTGTCAAAGGTCTATTGTCTGGCCAGCACCACGGGCCAAGCTCGCGGCCCCCGTTTCCGAAGCCTGCCAACTGCTGCCGAGCTGTCGCCGAAGCATCTCTCAGTGCTCGCTCACCCCTATCCACTGATTCCGTTGCGAGTTCAAGAAGACGCTATTTCCCCAACGTCGCATTTCTGGTGGCAGGGCGCTTTCTAGGAGAGGAACTCCCGTCAAGTACCGCAATGGCTTTCTCGAGTCTGTCGATGCGACGTTTGACGCCCGTTTTGAACTCCAAGGTCTCCTGGGCGCGTAGATGACTCTCCTGAAACTTCTTGTAGTGCTTATCGTGgccctgctgcagctgcgTTGCCAGTATCGATAAATGAGCTCTGAGATAGAGGTCTTGTTTCTGAATCCTGCCGACGTACTTGGGGATTCGGTCAGCAGCGGATGCTAGCCTACGCAATCTTTTCATCGCATTGAGTGCTGAGAGACTCCAGACCCTTGCAGCAAAGTCAAGCGGCATGCTCTCCGGTGACGTGAGAAACATCTGACGGAAATAAAACCGGGATTTGACTGAGGAGAATGGGGTGGATGTAAACGGCAGAGTAGAAAGGCGGGTGGCCACGCTGAAAGCGTTGATCATGGTGATGATGCCGCAGTCGAAGCTGTTTGTCTGGAGAATGCCCTTGGACTTTCATTAGATCGTAACAGATCCAAGGGAGCCAGTCGGTTGTTTGACGTACCTCACGGGGCACGACGTCTAGGAGTTGGTCAAGTTCCGTCAATTTCTGGAGTAATCGCAGAACACCCTCTGTAACGTCCTTCTCCGGAGGTTTGTTGAAAGGGTCCATGTACTCAATTGCTGGCGCATCCCGATGCCACGAGTACAGCACCCAGTGCTTTCCATTGATAAAGGTTGAAACTACTGTACGGCTTTTGGCCCTGGCTAGTCTCTTCTGCTTCGAGCTGGCTGATCCAAGTGAGCAACTATCGGTCACAAGACAGTCATCGCTGTTCAGACGGCCGAGAATAGAccgcagggcctcgtcgttCACCCAAGACTGGCCTTCCAGAGAGCGTAGGGCATACGTCAGACGACTGAATGACACGCTTGACTCGGTCGAGACTTCCTCATCTCTGCTCAGGTCAATGGCCTTTGGGTGTTTGTGCTTTTGTGCGACGTTCCCAGGCGATCGTCCGATATTGGCCTCCCACTTCCTTTTGAATCGAATCGATGTCTCGGTAGCTTTAGGCTGCGGGCCGAAGACAGGCGGTAGGTCGTTGGGGTCGACGGGGTCGCTTCCGACCAGGGTAGCGTCGGCATCCCCATCTTTGTCCGTGTTCGAGGTGTTCGTCTGATGGGTAAAGTTGACGACATCTTGGCTGCAAGTTGTAAGCTGTGAAAGCACACGTCAGCGCAGGTTTTGTGGAGCAGGAAGACTATTACAAAAAGGCAACGCACAGTTCGTCGGGTTTCTGTGCAAGGGTCCGAGAGCGCATCGTCATCCTTGTACTTGTCACAATCGTCACATGGAACAGCGGCCAGGTCTGGGAGAGGAGAAGGCTGCGGCTCTGCTGCCGGCTTCGAACCATTCACCTCAGGCTCAGTTCTTGTGTGGTTTGTGAAACCAGGTGCCATGACGGAAGCGTAATAATGGGAAAGAGCTCTGCTGAAGTAGTTCTGCAGCAGCCTCGACCTCCAACAGCTTCAATGTGGCACTAGCCTTGACTTCTGTGTTTCTTAAGCGATGACTGAATGGTTGTCGGCGTTGAAAGTGTACCTGGGCGACAAAGTCGGCAACAGCGTTGGGCCTAGCCTTGAAGAGAGTACGGACAATCTTGCACGATTTAGGTGAATGGACTGGTTCGGGGCCGAAAGCAAGGTAAAAGTGCCAGATGGAGACTGACTACTGCTTCGAAGCAGTCCACAGGGCGGTTTTGCTTCGCCGGGGAGATGTCAGCCTAGTAATTCTGTTAGATGTGCTGGTTGAAGCCAAGGAGACTGCCTAGACGCGCACCTTGAAAACTGAAGAAGTCAATGAACGCAAGTGATTGGCTTTGGGAAGGGATAAGGGCGGCGGTCTTCGGAAGCTGAGGatgaagtcgaagtcgacgccgaggaggccctgCAAGGTGGATTCGACGTGTGCCGATGTATGTGTGGGTTGAGGTGGGCGGTGTGAGTTTTGGTTTCAATCCACCACATTATATATAGGtgaaagggaagagagagagagagggaagatAGTGAGAAGATGAAGGGAAAAGGCGAGAGAAGGCGGGAAGCAAGCGTATGGCAGCCTTGGGCAAACGAGAAGGAGTTTAGAGTGGAAGCAAACGAAGTTGATTGATGACGGTTCGTAACTTCCTCAGTGAAGGAAGCCTGTGTTTATCAAAATTGTATGTACCCAGAGTTAAGTTCAAAATACACTGTAAGCTTGGTACAATCTTGTCACacggagggggagggagcggtggcaggcagacagaccGCTAGAGCCGCCCAACATCAATGATCGACCGAGTGACATACTGCCGCACCCTGAAAGGCTTTGCACAGAGATGATCCCTACCATTACAGTGCGTTCATTCGGTTTGATCCATTACCTGAACCTGCCCTAATTAAAGAGGGTATAGATGTAGATATGTAGTTTGTTTCTAGTAGCTGCTGTTTATAGCAGCTAGGAGGGCGTCAGTAACAGTCTAGAATAACAGTGTTAGCAATAGTATTAATATTTATAGACAAGAGGGAATGTTTACTAATAGGCTCGCAGGCTGACAGAAGTACCGCAAATGTAGGCTAAGCCTAGATGAGTAGGGGGTTGAGCACAGGGGTCGAAGGAAAATATCTACCTAAGCAAGGGTATATAATGTCGCCTGCACactatagtatataataGCTTAGCTATTCCTGCTCCTGCAGCAACTTGCAGATCTACTtcctttctcctcctccactcCCCCTCCACTTCCTTCACCCTCACCAAGCTTAGAACCAACTCCAACATTGATCCATCACATCATTACTACCAATCAACATGCCGCTTCGCGAGACCGACCCCGTTTTCGAGAGTGACATATTGAAACAGGTCAAAGTAGGTATCGAGGCTGCCCGCAACGCAAAGTTCGGGGTTTCCCAATATTTTATGCCCCTgccgctcctcgtcgacgaatCTGCGGCGAATCCACTGCCGTGCTATGAACCTGCCGAGGAGACCACCGCCCTCAGCGCCCACGTGTCAGCGCGCATTCATGCCCTTTACAAGaaggttgccgccgcctATAACGAGGTTGAGGAtccgccagccagcctcgGCATCTACCTCGGAATCAAGCCACAGAAGTTTGAGACAGAGCCGGATTGGTGCCACCATCGCAGGTATCACTCGCGCCGCCTGCGGCTGCACGACCCCGAGACACTGCCAAATCTGCCCTTTGTAAGCAGCCTGACCATCAGGTCAATGTCgctcggctccggcgccgaaAACGCGACAGACATACGCCCTCTGTCCCCCCTCGTGCCGCTGCAGTGCCTCGTCCACCTGCCGGCTGTCCAAGAGTGGAATGCCCCCTGGTTGTGGGAGCGGCCCATGCCCGCCTCCATGCCGAGTAGGGTAATGCGCGAGCACTACACCTGGCCCTGGGAGGGCCCCCTGCGAGACGCCCGCCACGAGTTCGGCGCCGCAATCATGGACCAGGAGAAGCACCTCTGCGGGAGAAGGATCCCCGCCAGCCTGACCAGGGCCTCACTGCACTTCTGGCCATTCTTCTCGCTCCCCCAGCATGACCAGTCCGTGGCCCGGCCGAACCTGATCCATCCGGCAGATAAAGACCCGGTGTCGGTCGGTCTGTGCAAGCTCGGTGCGCAGCTAAGCCTGTTCGACGTGCGTGCCGTCGTCACTTCAGACCTGTTCCCCAGTCCCGAGGCACCAGCCGACCAGCAGTGGTCACAGATGCGGCGATTCCGGCTCGAGTTTCACAACCTCCGTCCAGATGGGCGGTGGTACTTTGTCGGCCCCGGTGGCGAGGATCCGCATGACTCTGAAGAAGGAGGGTACAAGATCTCAGAAACGAAGCACTACCCCCGGCAAACCGACCCGGATGAGGACATGGAACTCGACCGCGAGTACGGCGACGACCCGGAGTGCTTTGTAGAATACCGTCTAGACATGTTCCGCACTGAGCCCTGCAGGGACCGGATCGAGCCCCTGCTTGCGGCGTTTGCCAAGTCTCTGCCTCGCGACAATATGCCGAGCCTCGACGACGCAGAGCTTTTCACGCACCTATGGTGGTACCCTTCAGACAACAATGAAGTTGAGGGATATGATCTACCGATGAAACTGGGCCACAGATGGGGTGTCAAGTTCATTGCTGGGCGTGGCAgtgagaagaagatgaaggacgGCGATGCTGTTACTGCTGCGGCAGCACCAACAACACCGGTGGTGCAGTGGCAGGTTGGCGACTGGAGACCCAGCGAGGAGGTCATGACTCTGTTCGAAAGCCTAGGACGGCAGGAGTGGCTTGATCTCGAGTGGAATAGGTATAGATGCACGGCGGGGCACGACCTGCTGGGAAATAGCGAGTCTTCACCCATATAGTAGGGCGGGCAACCAGAGGATAAGTGGTCTGACACTTTGTTTGGAGGTGGCTGGTTGACTATGCGATCACAACAGCGGGGAGGGCGGGAGCATGTGATCATTATCATTGAGGAAGCATCTTGAAGGCTTTCGCAGAAGGTCATCTCGGCAGATGCTCAAAATGAACAGTATCAGTTAGAAGGTGGCAGCGAACAGGATACAAGTCAAGTTTGCGCCACAAGTACTTTTCATAAAGGTGACTATTACCTGAAGAAGGTTATAGACTACAACTTCTATCTAATGGAAAGCGATTGGTCTCTACTTAACCCAAACTGCTATCACAATTCCGCAAAGGCCCAACCAGCCTGCAAAAACACCCGTCATAGTGTTCCACCCAAAAGTGGTGATTGACTAGATAGCCTGAAGCAAAAGATCCTATCGTACCGCCTAAAGCGAAGGAGAAAGTAAACAGTCCGTAACCAAAGCCGTAGAACCCATTGGGCCCAAAAGCACCGGGGCTTTTACTTTCCTCGGCCCTGATGACGTAGCCAATCTCAGCCATGAGTGGAGTGGCTGCGAAGGTGTATGTCAGCCCAAGCATCGTCAGCAGGGCTCCAAACAGCATCTTGTCGTGGGTAGTATCATTATTGACAAGCCGCAAACAGACCATTGGCGGCACCGAGGCCATAAAACCAAGCATAGAAGGCCATTTGGCACCGTAACGGTCGACCAGCCATCCCACAGCAGGTGCCACAAGGCCTGggatgcagatgcagaaaAGAATTAGGCCCGCTCCCAGCGAATCCCAGTGGAAAGTCTTCATGACAAAGACCTGTACGACTGTGTCTCCCATGAAACTAGCAAGTGCGGGTTAGCTCGTTTTCAAGCCGAAAGAAAATGGTTATCTCGATGTCGCGAAATTGCCAACAGGCCACGGCACTCACACTGCTCCCGCTTGTACCAAGACGCCGAAGTTGGCAGCCAGTAGTCGGTGTGACTTGAGAATACGAAGCTTGGGATGTTTGACCGTAACGCCACCCAATGCTTCCACCGGCGCTGATTCTGTGTCTTCGTAGCATTTGGTAGCTTGAGCGCTAACAGCAACGCCAGTCAGACCATCGCGTACTATCGAGCTTCTCTGCGTCGCGACTAGTTCAAGATTGTTGTGATCTCCGTCGACCCACTGTCTGGCGACTTTCTTCTCTATAAGTACCAGCCTCAAGACTGTGTCGAAAAGGATGGCCCCAAAGCCAACGTAGTAGACAGCGTAATATCCAGCTCTGCTATACACCGCCCCACCGATCGTGGGCGATATCAGAGAGCCTATAGTCATAGCCATCGAGGCATAGCCCATTGCAACGCCAATTTGGTCTCCCATCGTGTCAGACATCAATGCCAGCCCTGCGCTCCACACGACAGCAGCGCTGAGGCCCTGCAAGATGCGGCCAAGAACGAGCAGTGATATGACGCGCCCTAGGCAAAGGAGCAGCGTGGAACCCAAGAGAGCGAAGAGTCCCAGGAGCATTGTCCATCTCCTCGACAATCCGCGGTCGGCATAGGATCCAAGCACGAGACTTCCGATGCATAGCGAGGCGGTGAAGCATGCTCCCAGAATCGTATTCCACTTTTGGACCTCATGTTGCTCAATCGCGACTCGTTCGGCCAGAGAGTATGGGATCACTGGCACGATGATACCGTAAAGCAAGATATCGTTGAAAATCGCGATGCACACCGTAGCAACGATCAGTGTAGTACAGGAGCGAAATGTGAGGAATAAAGGCGGCGAGGAGTCGGCGGCTCGCTCCCCTGAAAAGAAGCTTTTCACATGCCGTAAAGTCTTCATACTTTGTTCTTCTGGAGCCGAATTATTTGAAAGAGAATTGTCGTGCCTTGAATTGGGGAAATGCTTGGGGACGTTtgtggtagtggtggtggtggtggtttgttatgtgtgtgtgcgtgtgcgtttgtgtgcgtgcgtgtaGTATGAGAGATAAAAGAGATGGAAATAACAATTTTGAGAGACAGACTTGGGATATGTAGCGTTTCTAAATGCCATTTATTGGAAGCATAATTCTAAGATAGAGGCGAGAATATGTTACTATCTCTTTAAAAGGTTTCATAAACGTTTTATTTGCTGTGAATGTGGTCATTGAGTGAAAGTCTAAGTAGATAGCTAAGCAAGCGCTGGTAGCTACATGAATGACATAAGAAAGCCAATATCCTGCGCCACGATACGTGTAAATGGCATTTTGTAAATCTGTATCAGGTAAGGTGGTGACCATGATTCAGGTCACAAGCAGTTTCATTTGCCGTTCCTTTCACAGCAACAAACAGTTTCCTTCACCACAAAGTTTTTAGATCTGTTTCCAAGGACAAGACCATATCAAGACCATTTCTGCATATAGCCTTCAACCAGTCTCATTTGGGGGAAGTCACCCACACTCTAACCTCAATACTCTCTCGGGGGGTTTTACACTGTTCAGGAGCGTTGCACCAGAAAGCTGCGTGGGGAACATCTTGTTCACAGTAAATGTCAGCATGCCCATCATACAGCCCATACCGCTGGTGATAACGGGGATCGATCATGTTTGTACGATCGATTGAGCGCCATGTGCTCAAAGTGCAGGAGTTCTTA containing:
- a CDS encoding Putative tyrosinase copper-binding domain, di-copper centre-containing domain superfamily; translated protein: MSAETPQHEFVVIQGIPVPPGEKPGLRKEFTKWATEKPEENIQVSLFIRALQLLYNEDYTKTLSYFQIAGIHGYPGTVAWDNSAEPTHKSRDEKQHFIYCTHNSLTFPTWHRPYMALFEQTIYQFMGKVIEKLHFSSEAEKNVWIKESTRWRLPYWDWALNTEVPDLFRPTTVKIRAPLGPDGLQSEPEIVPNPLYRYELRVKGKVTKMGALPAPFTVDDVVFDGQRFPWSRCSGTSRWAIKSSDPDESQSLGINNYENIGIAIREHGYYDPFLKLKDPKNVKDLEHLDDPVRELRKHPVSDLVYRLLSNVKDWASFSSTITAEEDKPKDWEQWISLEYIHNNLHGFIGGFGGFNEGIGHMMNVPAAAFDPIFYMHHCNIDRLFAIWQVLHENSWFKDIKGPPATDSLTPFHHSQADYFDSNRARTWLNLGYQYDVLQRDDHETDDKYLERINAYVGKTYRSTGSVLLEDKGDLFQKNQDLASDEMYDDYMINVSYDRYGYKNGAPYTIHFLLEDLSTQGTATESDTSSPRPHRHVGSIFTFSSPVTSGEVHTAGHPRCGNCAQQLEEGVLSRASIPLTISLYKDATNQKIDGIRDLGPDNVEPYLCDRLTWVAKSTDGSTIPWSELNRTKVYVFKGKAKHYTKIGRLSVYQDYEPLSRVTHGKDAGASHEEY
- a CDS encoding Putative papain-like cysteine peptidase superfamily, with product MAPGFTNHTRTEPEVNGSKPAAEPQPSPLPDLAAVPCDDCDKYKDDDALSDPCTETRRTLTTCSQDVVNFTHQTNTSNTDKDGDADATLVGSDPVDPNDLPPVFGPQPKATETSIRFKRKWEANIGRSPGNVAQKHKHPKAIDLSRDEEVSTESSVSFSRLTYALRSLEGQSWVNDEALRSILGRLNSDDCLVTDSCSLGSASSKQKRLARAKSRTVVSTFINGKHWVLYSWHRDAPAIEYMDPFNKPPEKDVTEGVLRLLQKLTELDQLLDVVPRETNSFDCGIITMINAFSVATRLSTLPFTSTPFSSVKSRFYFRQMFLTSPESMPLDFAARVWSLSALNAMKRLRRLASAADRIPKYVGRIQKQDLYLRAHLSILATQLQQGHDKHYKKFQESHLRAQETLEFKTGVKRRIDRLEKAIALAGFGNGGRELGPWCWPDNRPLTVSILMLRHMGRRYAAVEEKYQRFLQCLKAID
- a CDS encoding Putative major facilitator superfamily, MFS transporter superfamily, encoding MKTLRHVKSFFSGERAADSSPPLFLTFRSCTTLIVATVCIAIFNDILLYGIIVPVIPYSLAERVAIEQHEVQKWNTILGACFTASLCIGSLVLGSYADRGLSRRWTMLLGLFALLGSTLLLCLGRVISLLVLGRILQGLSAAVVWSAGLALMSDTMGDQIGVAMGYASMAMTIGSLISPTIGGAVYSRAGYYAVYYVGFGAILFDTVLRLVLIEKKVARQWVDGDHNNLELVATQRSSIVRDGLTGVAVSAQATKCYEDTESAPVEALGGVTVKHPKLRILKSHRLLAANFGVLVQAGAVFMGDTVVQVFVMKTFHWDSLGAGLILFCICIPGLVAPAVGWLVDRYGAKWPSMLGFMASVPPMVCLRLVNNDTTHDKMLFGALLTMLGLTYTFAATPLMAEIGYVIRAEESKSPGAFGPNGFYGFGYGLFTFSFALGGTIGSFASGYLVNHHFWVEHYDGCFCRLVGPLRNCDSSLG